The window GGACTTAATTTTGAAGAGCTCAAGAACAGATCCCCCTTTGCTTTATCAGGGGGTGAGAAGAGAAGATTGGCTATAGCAAGTATAATAGCTATGAATCCAGAGGTATTGATTTTAGATGAGCCAACAGCAAACTTAGATCCAAGAGGTAGAAGAGAAATTTTATACTATTTGAAGAATTGGATGGGGAAGGAAAAGACTGTGATCATTGTTTCACATGATTTAGATGAGATATTACCATTAGTTGATAGAATCATAGTATTAAATAAAGGAGAAATCATATTTGATGGTACAAAAGATTCACTTTTTAATGAGAGACATAAATTTTTGGAAATGAATTTAGAACTTCCGCAAACCCTTCAGATTGTAGAAATTTTAGAAAGAAAAGGTTATCCAATAAAAGGTTATATGACAATATATGAGATTGCAGAAGTTATTATTGCATATAAGAAGTATTTGGCATCATGGAGACACTAAAAAGCTTTCCATTAGGACAATATATTCCGGGAAATTCCATAATTCATAACTTAGATGCTCGATCTAAATTAATAACTACTTTTTGGTTAGTTATTCTGTTATTTCTTATTAAGCTCAATTTTTCATATCTTCTTTTTCTTGCTTTCATAATAATTCATATCTTT of the Dictyoglomus sp. NZ13-RE01 genome contains:
- a CDS encoding energy-coupling factor transporter ATPase, with translation MALIALENVNFYYQKDTPFERLALKNISLKIDKGERIGIIGETGSGKSTLIQLFNGLLRPTEGRVLLKDRDMREYSSKEICKIIGLVFQYPEHQLFNETVFEEVAFGPRNLGFKEEEMPNIVRKALETVGLNFEELKNRSPFALSGGEKRRLAIASIIAMNPEVLILDEPTANLDPRGRREILYYLKNWMGKEKTVIIVSHDLDEILPLVDRIIVLNKGEIIFDGTKDSLFNERHKFLEMNLELPQTLQIVEILERKGYPIKGYMTIYEIAEVIIAYKKYLASWRH